In the Populus trichocarpa isolate Nisqually-1 chromosome 1, P.trichocarpa_v4.1, whole genome shotgun sequence genome, one interval contains:
- the LOC7487515 gene encoding auxin response factor 6 isoform X2, with translation MRHSSAGFNPQTHEVEKRVLNSELWHACAGPLVSLPAVGSRAVYFPQGHSEQVAASTNKEVNAQIPSYPSLPAQLICQLHNVTMHADVETDEVYAQMTLQPLSPQEQKAAYLPADMGTPSKQPTNYFCKTLTASDTSTHGGFSVPRRAAEKVFPPLDFSQHPPAQELIARDLHDNEWKFRHIFRGQPKRHLLTTGWSVFVSAKRLVAGDSVLFIWNEKNQLLLGIRRATRPQTVMPSSVLSSDSMHLGLLAAAAHAAATNSRFTIFYNPRASPSEFVIPLAKYLKAVYYTRVSVGMRFRMMFETEESSVRRYMGTITGISDLDVVRWPNSQWRSVKVGWDESTDGERQPRVSLWEIEPLTTFPTYPSPFPLRLKRPWPPGLPSFHGIKDDDLGKNPSLMWLRGDGDCGYQSLNFQGTGVSPWVQPRVDASMLGLQNDVYQTMATAAFQEMRTLDPSKSSAASFLQFQQHQNLPTRSAALMQPRMLQQSPPQQTFFQGVQENKHQSQTPSQSHLIQQQLLHHHLLDSPQQQQQPFLQQQQLADQQIPNGVSAISQYASASQSLTPPLQAISLCQQHSYSDSNGNPATSPAVSSLQSLLDSFPPNESSHLLSWPRINPLVTSSGWPSKRAAVESLTSSGAPQCMVTQVEQLGPLHTSITPSSVSLPPFPGRECSIDRDGGTDQQNHLLFGVNIEPSSLLLQNGMSSLRGVGSDSDSTTIPFSSNYISTAGTNFSLNPAMTPSSCIDDSCFLQSTENASQGNPPTRTFVKVYKSGSFGRSLDITKFSSYNELRSELSRMFGLEGQLEDPLRSGWQLVFIDRENDVLLLGDGPWPEFVNSVWYIKILSPQEVQQMGKRGLELLNSFPIQRLSNGSCDDYANRQDSKSSSTGITSVGSLDY, from the exons ATGAGGCACTCTTCAGCTGGTTTTAATCCACAAACCCACGAAG TGGAAAAGCGGGTGCTGAATTCTGAACTATGGCACGCATGTGCGGGTCCTCTTGTTTCTCTTCCTGCTGTTGGAAGCCGCGCTGTTTATTTCCCACAAGGTCACAGTGAGCAG GTTGCCGCATCAACGAACAAGGAAGTAAATGCCCAGATTCCAAGCTACCCAAGCTTGCCCGCACAACTTATCTGTCAGCTTCACAATGTGACCATGCAT GCAGATGTTGAGACGGATGAAGTTTATGCACAAATGACCTTGCAGCCACTAAGTCCG CAAGAGCAAAAGGCTGCCTACCTTCCAGCAGATATGGGCACCCCTAGCAAACAGCCAACCAATTATTTCTGTAAGACTTTGACTGCCAGTGACACAAGTACTCACGGAGGATTCTCTGTCCCTCGGCGGGCAGCCGAGAAAGTGTTCCCACCATTG GATTTTTCTCAGCATCCTCCAGCTCAAGAGTTGATTGCTAGGGATTTGCATGATAATGAATGGAAATTCAGACACATATTTCGcg GCCAGCCGAAAAGACACCTTCTTACAACTGGGTGGAGTGTGTTCGTGAGTGCTAAAAGACTTGTTGCTGGGGATTCAGTGCTTTTTATCTG GAATGAAAAGAATCAGCTACTACTTGGCATTAGGCGCGCTACTCGACCGCAAACAGTGATGCCTTCATCAGTCTTATCAAGCGATAGCATGCACTTGGGCCTTCTTGCTGCTGCAGCTCATGCAGCTGCAACAAATAGCCGTTTTACCATATTTTACAATCCAAG GGCTAGTCCATCAGAGTTCGTCATACCACTGGCCAAATATCTTAAAGCTGTTTATTATACTCGTGTGTCTGTTGGCATGCGCTTTAGGATGATGTTCGAAACAGAAGAATCAAGTGTCCGTCG CTACATGGGTACAATAACTGGCATAAGTGACTTGGATGTTGTTAGGTGGCCAAATTCACAATGGCGTTCAGTCAAG GTTGGCTGGGATGAGTCTACAGATGGGGAGAGGCAGCCAAGAGTTTCTCTTTGGGAGATTGAACCACTAACCACTTTCCCTACATATCCATCTCCATTTCCCCTAAGGCTCAAGCGGCCATGGCCACCAGGACTACCCTCTTTCCATG GCATCAAGGATGATGATCTAGGAAAGAACCCGTCCCTTATGTGGCTACGAGGAGATGGAGACTGTGGATATCAATCTTTGAACTTTCAGGGAACTGGAGTTTCACCATGGGTGCAGCCAAGAGTTGATGCTTCAATGCTAGGTTTGCAAAATGATGTCTACCAAACTATGGCTACTGCTGCCTTTCAGGAAATGAGGACTCTAGATCCTTCCAAATCATCAGCTGCATCCTTTTTGCAATTCCAGCAACACCAGAATCTCCCAACCAGGAGTGCTGCTTTAATGCAGCCACGTATGTTGCAGCAGTCTCCTCCTCAACAGACCTTTTTTCAAGGTGTTCAAGAGAATAAACATCAGTCTCAGACTCCATCCCAGTCACACCTTATTCAGCAACAACTGCTGCATCATCACTTACTTGACAGtccacagcagcagcagcagccattTCTGCAACAACAGCAACTGGCTGACCAACAGATCCCAAATGGTGTCTCTGCAATATCTCAATATGCTTCAGCCTCTCAATCCCTGACACCACCATTGCAAGCTATTTCACTGTGCCAGCAGCACAGCTATTCTGACTCAAATGGGAACCCTGCGACGAGCCCTGCTGTTTCTTCCCTGCAAAGTCTTTTGGACTCTTTTCCCCCGAATGAATCATCTCATTTGCTAAGTTGGCCTAGAATAAATCCCTTGGTAACTTCATCTGGCTGGCCCTCAAAGCGAGCTGCTGTTGAATCTCTTACTTCCTCTGGAGCTCCTCAATGCATGGTGACCCAAGTGGAGCAGCTGGGGCCACTTCACACAAGCATCACTCCTAGCTCTGTTTCTTTGCCACCCTTTCCTGGAAGAGAATGTTCAATAGACCGGGATGGTGGCACTGATCAACAAAACCATCTTCTATTCGGTGTCAACATAGAGCCATCATCTCTTCTACTGCAGAATGGAATGTCAAGTCTCAGGGGAGTTGGAAGTGATAGTGATTCCACAACTATACCTTTCTCTTCTAATTACATAAGTACTGCAGGCACCAATTTCTCGCTTAATCCAGCAATGACACCTTCAAGTTGCATTGATGATTCATGTTTCCTGCAATCCACAGAAAATGCGAGCCAAGGAAATCCACCAACCAGAACCTTTGTTAAG GTTTACAAGTCAGGGTCCTTTGGTAGGTCACTGGATATCACCAAATTCAGCAGCTACAATGAGTTGCGCAGTGAGCTTTCTCGCATGTTTGGCCTCGAAGGCCAACTGGAGGACCCCCTGAGATCAGGCTGGCAGCTTGTATTCATCGACCGGGAGAATGATGTTCTTCTCCTTGGTGATGGCCCCTGGCC GGAATTTGTAAACAGTGTGTGGTACATCAAAATACTCTCACCACAAGAAGTACAGCAAATGGGAAAACGAGGTTTAGAGCTTCTGAACTCTTTTCCAATTCAGAGGCTTTCCAATGGCAGCTGTGATGACTATGCAAACCGGCAGGATTCAAAATCTTCGAGCACTGGTATAACTTCTGTGGGGTCTTTGGACTACTGA
- the LOC7487515 gene encoding auxin response factor 6 isoform X1 — MRHSSAGFNPQTHEVEKRVLNSELWHACAGPLVSLPAVGSRAVYFPQGHSEQVAASTNKEVNAQIPSYPSLPAQLICQLHNVTMHADVETDEVYAQMTLQPLSPQEQKAAYLPADMGTPSKQPTNYFCKTLTASDTSTHGGFSVPRRAAEKVFPPLDFSQHPPAQELIARDLHDNEWKFRHIFRGQPKRHLLTTGWSVFVSAKRLVAGDSVLFIWNEKNQLLLGIRRATRPQTVMPSSVLSSDSMHLGLLAAAAHAAATNSRFTIFYNPRASPSEFVIPLAKYLKAVYYTRVSVGMRFRMMFETEESSVRRYMGTITGISDLDVVRWPNSQWRSVKVGWDESTDGERQPRVSLWEIEPLTTFPTYPSPFPLRLKRPWPPGLPSFHGLGIKDDDLGKNPSLMWLRGDGDCGYQSLNFQGTGVSPWVQPRVDASMLGLQNDVYQTMATAAFQEMRTLDPSKSSAASFLQFQQHQNLPTRSAALMQPRMLQQSPPQQTFFQGVQENKHQSQTPSQSHLIQQQLLHHHLLDSPQQQQQPFLQQQQLADQQIPNGVSAISQYASASQSLTPPLQAISLCQQHSYSDSNGNPATSPAVSSLQSLLDSFPPNESSHLLSWPRINPLVTSSGWPSKRAAVESLTSSGAPQCMVTQVEQLGPLHTSITPSSVSLPPFPGRECSIDRDGGTDQQNHLLFGVNIEPSSLLLQNGMSSLRGVGSDSDSTTIPFSSNYISTAGTNFSLNPAMTPSSCIDDSCFLQSTENASQGNPPTRTFVKVYKSGSFGRSLDITKFSSYNELRSELSRMFGLEGQLEDPLRSGWQLVFIDRENDVLLLGDGPWPEFVNSVWYIKILSPQEVQQMGKRGLELLNSFPIQRLSNGSCDDYANRQDSKSSSTGITSVGSLDY; from the exons ATGAGGCACTCTTCAGCTGGTTTTAATCCACAAACCCACGAAG TGGAAAAGCGGGTGCTGAATTCTGAACTATGGCACGCATGTGCGGGTCCTCTTGTTTCTCTTCCTGCTGTTGGAAGCCGCGCTGTTTATTTCCCACAAGGTCACAGTGAGCAG GTTGCCGCATCAACGAACAAGGAAGTAAATGCCCAGATTCCAAGCTACCCAAGCTTGCCCGCACAACTTATCTGTCAGCTTCACAATGTGACCATGCAT GCAGATGTTGAGACGGATGAAGTTTATGCACAAATGACCTTGCAGCCACTAAGTCCG CAAGAGCAAAAGGCTGCCTACCTTCCAGCAGATATGGGCACCCCTAGCAAACAGCCAACCAATTATTTCTGTAAGACTTTGACTGCCAGTGACACAAGTACTCACGGAGGATTCTCTGTCCCTCGGCGGGCAGCCGAGAAAGTGTTCCCACCATTG GATTTTTCTCAGCATCCTCCAGCTCAAGAGTTGATTGCTAGGGATTTGCATGATAATGAATGGAAATTCAGACACATATTTCGcg GCCAGCCGAAAAGACACCTTCTTACAACTGGGTGGAGTGTGTTCGTGAGTGCTAAAAGACTTGTTGCTGGGGATTCAGTGCTTTTTATCTG GAATGAAAAGAATCAGCTACTACTTGGCATTAGGCGCGCTACTCGACCGCAAACAGTGATGCCTTCATCAGTCTTATCAAGCGATAGCATGCACTTGGGCCTTCTTGCTGCTGCAGCTCATGCAGCTGCAACAAATAGCCGTTTTACCATATTTTACAATCCAAG GGCTAGTCCATCAGAGTTCGTCATACCACTGGCCAAATATCTTAAAGCTGTTTATTATACTCGTGTGTCTGTTGGCATGCGCTTTAGGATGATGTTCGAAACAGAAGAATCAAGTGTCCGTCG CTACATGGGTACAATAACTGGCATAAGTGACTTGGATGTTGTTAGGTGGCCAAATTCACAATGGCGTTCAGTCAAG GTTGGCTGGGATGAGTCTACAGATGGGGAGAGGCAGCCAAGAGTTTCTCTTTGGGAGATTGAACCACTAACCACTTTCCCTACATATCCATCTCCATTTCCCCTAAGGCTCAAGCGGCCATGGCCACCAGGACTACCCTCTTTCCATG GTTTAGGCATCAAGGATGATGATCTAGGAAAGAACCCGTCCCTTATGTGGCTACGAGGAGATGGAGACTGTGGATATCAATCTTTGAACTTTCAGGGAACTGGAGTTTCACCATGGGTGCAGCCAAGAGTTGATGCTTCAATGCTAGGTTTGCAAAATGATGTCTACCAAACTATGGCTACTGCTGCCTTTCAGGAAATGAGGACTCTAGATCCTTCCAAATCATCAGCTGCATCCTTTTTGCAATTCCAGCAACACCAGAATCTCCCAACCAGGAGTGCTGCTTTAATGCAGCCACGTATGTTGCAGCAGTCTCCTCCTCAACAGACCTTTTTTCAAGGTGTTCAAGAGAATAAACATCAGTCTCAGACTCCATCCCAGTCACACCTTATTCAGCAACAACTGCTGCATCATCACTTACTTGACAGtccacagcagcagcagcagccattTCTGCAACAACAGCAACTGGCTGACCAACAGATCCCAAATGGTGTCTCTGCAATATCTCAATATGCTTCAGCCTCTCAATCCCTGACACCACCATTGCAAGCTATTTCACTGTGCCAGCAGCACAGCTATTCTGACTCAAATGGGAACCCTGCGACGAGCCCTGCTGTTTCTTCCCTGCAAAGTCTTTTGGACTCTTTTCCCCCGAATGAATCATCTCATTTGCTAAGTTGGCCTAGAATAAATCCCTTGGTAACTTCATCTGGCTGGCCCTCAAAGCGAGCTGCTGTTGAATCTCTTACTTCCTCTGGAGCTCCTCAATGCATGGTGACCCAAGTGGAGCAGCTGGGGCCACTTCACACAAGCATCACTCCTAGCTCTGTTTCTTTGCCACCCTTTCCTGGAAGAGAATGTTCAATAGACCGGGATGGTGGCACTGATCAACAAAACCATCTTCTATTCGGTGTCAACATAGAGCCATCATCTCTTCTACTGCAGAATGGAATGTCAAGTCTCAGGGGAGTTGGAAGTGATAGTGATTCCACAACTATACCTTTCTCTTCTAATTACATAAGTACTGCAGGCACCAATTTCTCGCTTAATCCAGCAATGACACCTTCAAGTTGCATTGATGATTCATGTTTCCTGCAATCCACAGAAAATGCGAGCCAAGGAAATCCACCAACCAGAACCTTTGTTAAG GTTTACAAGTCAGGGTCCTTTGGTAGGTCACTGGATATCACCAAATTCAGCAGCTACAATGAGTTGCGCAGTGAGCTTTCTCGCATGTTTGGCCTCGAAGGCCAACTGGAGGACCCCCTGAGATCAGGCTGGCAGCTTGTATTCATCGACCGGGAGAATGATGTTCTTCTCCTTGGTGATGGCCCCTGGCC GGAATTTGTAAACAGTGTGTGGTACATCAAAATACTCTCACCACAAGAAGTACAGCAAATGGGAAAACGAGGTTTAGAGCTTCTGAACTCTTTTCCAATTCAGAGGCTTTCCAATGGCAGCTGTGATGACTATGCAAACCGGCAGGATTCAAAATCTTCGAGCACTGGTATAACTTCTGTGGGGTCTTTGGACTACTGA
- the LOC7487516 gene encoding uncharacterized protein LOC7487516 isoform X1, translated as MDYERIHKVQSGIISPSKLRMKLVGPHHHRKKDGSNSNSSRTSPSKLQDNEFVKNSLLASDFGDFGEEVAALGLEVASVNFPSEAVLDLCQADLPMETVPKEIGDAGRVKMQPFSKCEKGNSSAVHPVRTVEDENLDYDSNASSSSFEFHNERSVNNQFSKRFSRPMSSKWNDAEKWIMKRQNVQPNYVKKNNNLHNQANRNPVTSVDRVAPALSNYDPRSSYSRVADTKLIDFCLPSYQQAFEKFSFIPPGSLTISGQENGVDTLVDRCAQSTDLKEVDQRELSCTKISTQDSAVVPVVRSVCMRDMGTEMTPVTSLEPSRTATPVDATTPLRSPTSSIPSTPQRRAPAPTTTDHCSNDDTQHATGNGKIELTEQELKLKTRREIEALGVQLGKMNIAAWASKNDQQKHASSLETTEMENEQIEFVKRAAAWEEAEQSKHTARYKREEIKIQAWESQRKVKLEAEMRRIEARVEQMRAQAHAKMVKKIAMTRQRSEEKWVAAEARKNQDAERTAAQAEYIRQTGRMPSSNYICCGWF; from the exons ATGGATTACGAAAGGATACACAAAGTGCAG AGTGGTATAATATCTCCTAGCAAGCTGAGGATGAAGCTCGTAGGACCTCACCATCACAGAAAGAAGGATGGGTCAAACAGCAATTCCTCAAGAACTTCTCCCTCCAAGCTTCAGGATAACGAATTTGTCAAAAACAGCTTATTAGCTTCCGATTTTGGAGATTTCGGTGAAGAAG TTGCAGCTCTCGGCTTAGAGGTTGCATCTGTTAACTTTCCGAGTGAGGCGGTGTTGGACCTCTGCCAAGCTGACCTGCCGATGGAGACGGTGCCCAAGGAAATTGGTGACGCTGGTCGTGTTAAAATGCAGCCATTCTCAAAGTGTGAAAAGGGTAATTCAAGTGCAGTTCACCCTGTCAGGACAGTAGAAGATGAGAACCTTGATTACGATAGCAATGCTAGTTCGTCCAGCTTTGAGTTTCATAATGAGAGATCGGTAAACAATCAATTTTCAAAGCGATTCTCAAGGCCTATGTCTTCTAAGTGGAATGATGCAGAGAAATGGATAATGAAGAGGCAGAATGTACAACCCAATTATGTtaagaagaataataatttacacAACCAAGCTAATAGGAATCCAGTAACAAGTGTGGACAGGGTTGCTCCTGCGTTGTCAAATTATGATCCAAGATCATCATATAGCAGGGTCGCAGACACGAAGCTTATAGATTTCTGTCTGCCTTCTTATCAACAGGCGTTTGAAAAATTCTCCTTCATTCCTCCAGGATCTCTCACAATTTCTGGTCAAGAAAATGGGGTTGACACCCTAGTCGATCGATGTGCTCAGAGTACAGACTTGAAGGAAGTGGATCAAAGGGAATTATCTTGTACAAAAATCTCAACACAAGATTCAGCAG TTGTTCCTGTCGTAAGATCAGTCTGTATGAGGGATATGGGAACAGAAATGACCCCTGTTACAAGTCTAGAGCCTTCTAGGACTGCTACACCTGTAGACGCAACAACTCCACTCCGCAGCCCAACTTCTTCTATCCCATCTACTCCCCAAAGAAGGGCACCAGCACCCACAACAACAGATCACTGCTCCAATGATGATACACAACACGCCACTGGAAATGGCAAAATAGAATTGACTGAGCAAGAATTGAAACTAAAGACGAGGAGAGAGATTGAGGCCCTCGGTGTTCAGCTTGGCAAGATGAATATTGCTGCTTGGGCAAGTAAAAATGACCAGCAAAAACATGCATCTTCACTTGAAACTACTGAAATGGAGAACGAGCAAATCGAATTTGTAAAACGTGCTGCTGCATGGGAGGAAGCTGAACAATCTAAACACACAGCAAG ATATAAACGTGAAGAAATCAAGATCCAAGCATGGGAAAGTCAACGGAAAGTGAAACTAGAAGCAGAGATGCGGAGAATAGAG GCTCGAGTTGAACAAATGCGAGCCCAAGCACATGCGAAGATGGTGAAGAAGATCGCAATGACAAGGCAGCGATCGGAAGAAAAATGGGTGGCAGCTGAAgctagaaaaaatcaagatgcAGAAAGAACTGCAGCCCAAGCAGAATATATTCGTCAAACAGGGCGAATGCCATCATCTAATTACATTTGCTGTGGTTGGTTTTGA
- the LOC7487516 gene encoding uncharacterized protein LOC7487516 isoform X2 gives MDYERIHKVQSGIISPSKLRMKLVGPHHHRKKDGSNSNSSRTSPSKLQDNEFVKNSLLASDFGDFGEEALGLEVASVNFPSEAVLDLCQADLPMETVPKEIGDAGRVKMQPFSKCEKGNSSAVHPVRTVEDENLDYDSNASSSSFEFHNERSVNNQFSKRFSRPMSSKWNDAEKWIMKRQNVQPNYVKKNNNLHNQANRNPVTSVDRVAPALSNYDPRSSYSRVADTKLIDFCLPSYQQAFEKFSFIPPGSLTISGQENGVDTLVDRCAQSTDLKEVDQRELSCTKISTQDSAVVPVVRSVCMRDMGTEMTPVTSLEPSRTATPVDATTPLRSPTSSIPSTPQRRAPAPTTTDHCSNDDTQHATGNGKIELTEQELKLKTRREIEALGVQLGKMNIAAWASKNDQQKHASSLETTEMENEQIEFVKRAAAWEEAEQSKHTARYKREEIKIQAWESQRKVKLEAEMRRIEARVEQMRAQAHAKMVKKIAMTRQRSEEKWVAAEARKNQDAERTAAQAEYIRQTGRMPSSNYICCGWF, from the exons ATGGATTACGAAAGGATACACAAAGTGCAG AGTGGTATAATATCTCCTAGCAAGCTGAGGATGAAGCTCGTAGGACCTCACCATCACAGAAAGAAGGATGGGTCAAACAGCAATTCCTCAAGAACTTCTCCCTCCAAGCTTCAGGATAACGAATTTGTCAAAAACAGCTTATTAGCTTCCGATTTTGGAGATTTCGGTGAAGAAG CTCTCGGCTTAGAGGTTGCATCTGTTAACTTTCCGAGTGAGGCGGTGTTGGACCTCTGCCAAGCTGACCTGCCGATGGAGACGGTGCCCAAGGAAATTGGTGACGCTGGTCGTGTTAAAATGCAGCCATTCTCAAAGTGTGAAAAGGGTAATTCAAGTGCAGTTCACCCTGTCAGGACAGTAGAAGATGAGAACCTTGATTACGATAGCAATGCTAGTTCGTCCAGCTTTGAGTTTCATAATGAGAGATCGGTAAACAATCAATTTTCAAAGCGATTCTCAAGGCCTATGTCTTCTAAGTGGAATGATGCAGAGAAATGGATAATGAAGAGGCAGAATGTACAACCCAATTATGTtaagaagaataataatttacacAACCAAGCTAATAGGAATCCAGTAACAAGTGTGGACAGGGTTGCTCCTGCGTTGTCAAATTATGATCCAAGATCATCATATAGCAGGGTCGCAGACACGAAGCTTATAGATTTCTGTCTGCCTTCTTATCAACAGGCGTTTGAAAAATTCTCCTTCATTCCTCCAGGATCTCTCACAATTTCTGGTCAAGAAAATGGGGTTGACACCCTAGTCGATCGATGTGCTCAGAGTACAGACTTGAAGGAAGTGGATCAAAGGGAATTATCTTGTACAAAAATCTCAACACAAGATTCAGCAG TTGTTCCTGTCGTAAGATCAGTCTGTATGAGGGATATGGGAACAGAAATGACCCCTGTTACAAGTCTAGAGCCTTCTAGGACTGCTACACCTGTAGACGCAACAACTCCACTCCGCAGCCCAACTTCTTCTATCCCATCTACTCCCCAAAGAAGGGCACCAGCACCCACAACAACAGATCACTGCTCCAATGATGATACACAACACGCCACTGGAAATGGCAAAATAGAATTGACTGAGCAAGAATTGAAACTAAAGACGAGGAGAGAGATTGAGGCCCTCGGTGTTCAGCTTGGCAAGATGAATATTGCTGCTTGGGCAAGTAAAAATGACCAGCAAAAACATGCATCTTCACTTGAAACTACTGAAATGGAGAACGAGCAAATCGAATTTGTAAAACGTGCTGCTGCATGGGAGGAAGCTGAACAATCTAAACACACAGCAAG ATATAAACGTGAAGAAATCAAGATCCAAGCATGGGAAAGTCAACGGAAAGTGAAACTAGAAGCAGAGATGCGGAGAATAGAG GCTCGAGTTGAACAAATGCGAGCCCAAGCACATGCGAAGATGGTGAAGAAGATCGCAATGACAAGGCAGCGATCGGAAGAAAAATGGGTGGCAGCTGAAgctagaaaaaatcaagatgcAGAAAGAACTGCAGCCCAAGCAGAATATATTCGTCAAACAGGGCGAATGCCATCATCTAATTACATTTGCTGTGGTTGGTTTTGA